Sequence from the Verrucomicrobiota bacterium genome:
AATTACCGGTTGTCGCCGGAGTTCCATTTCCCGGCGCATTATCTGGATTCCGCGCGGGCCATTCAATATGCCCGGCTGCACGCGAAGGAGTGGAATCTGGACCCGCGCCGTGTGGGCGCCACGGGCGGTTCCGCTGGAGCAGGGATTTCGCTGTGGATTGGTTTTCACGATGATCTGGCTGATCCCGCGAATGCAGACCCGGTGTTGCGCCAATCCACCCGCCTCACTGGCATGGCGGTCATGGGGGCGCAGAGCACGTATGATCCGCGCAAAATCCGGGAATGGGTCGGCGAGGCGGCGTCGAAGCATCCCGCGCTACCCGGTTTCTATGGCCTTACTTTGGCGGAGACGGAGACGGAGAAAGCGTACCAGCTTTATGAAGCCGCCGCGCCGATCACGTATCTAACCCGCGATGATCCGCCGGTGATCGCCTTCTATTCCGAGGGGCGCGGGCCGCTCCCCGCCAACGCCCGGCCCGGCACGGGTATTCACCACATTAACTTCGGCTTGAAGTTGAAGGAGCGCATGGACCCGCTCGGCATCGAGTGTACGATTCGCCATAGTGACGAAGGCGGGAACATCACGAAGGATACGGTGGCGTTTTTTGCGCGGCATTTCAAGCTGACGCCCGCGCCTTAAAGTAAAGCCCAGAGACGGTAACTTATTCCTTGTCCTTGTCCTTGTGCGCGGACTTCTTGTCCACCTCCAGGCACTCCACGGACCATTGTTCGTTGGAGCCGCGCTTGAGATAGGCGTCGTATTCGTAGAGGCGGGGTTCACCGGTCTTCTTGCCGATGGAATGCACGCGGCCATGCACCCGGAAGCGCCAATCCACACCTTGGATCGCGGTTTTTTCATACGGCTCAAACACGGCGGCTTCCGGCACGTTGAGCGCTGGCCCGACGAAATTCGTCGCGACGTGGTAGGCGGTCTGGTGCAGGTTGCGGCCCAACCGTTTTTCCCAGGCGGTCAGCGGCACGTCC
This genomic interval carries:
- a CDS encoding alpha/beta hydrolase → MQIELNRMSIGRFLMAALVGLGWLAGHARAAERPGAKPAPDLANEPYGPHARNVLDLWKAKSESPTPLVVYIHGGGFSAGSKETLSPTMLEGLLQAGISVMAINYRLSPEFHFPAHYLDSARAIQYARLHAKEWNLDPRRVGATGGSAGAGISLWIGFHDDLADPANADPVLRQSTRLTGMAVMGAQSTYDPRKIREWVGEAASKHPALPGFYGLTLAETETEKAYQLYEAAAPITYLTRDDPPVIAFYSEGRGPLPANARPGTGIHHINFGLKLKERMDPLGIECTIRHSDEGGNITKDTVAFFARHFKLTPAP